Below is a genomic region from Isosphaeraceae bacterium EP7.
CTCGACCAGCGCGCATTCGAGCGCATTGGCCGGTTGCAGCGTTGAGCACAACTCCAGGGTCCGCCCCGCGGCGGCGGCCGTCTCGGCCTCGGGCAACACCAGGCCCGACCCGGCCATCCCGTGCACCAGACTATTGCGCCTGGATTTCGCCTTCCCATCGGCCGTCTTCGGCCCGGTGCTGCGCATGGCGTTCTTGCGGTTGGCGTCGATGCGCTTCTGGCTGACTTCAAGCGTACCCATGGTGCTGCATCGCTTCCTTGGGGTGCGGGCTCGTTGGTGGTTTTCGCCGGCATCGGCGATGGTCCCCGGAGCACGCGGCGTCGCGTGCGCGGGGCTCTCTCTTGAACTATCCTGAAATTCGCGCGTTCCGATCACATAAAATTGAAAATTTGGGAAATTTTCCCCGACATCGGTCGTCGAGGACATTCCCGGCGACCGATCCGATGACGAGCATGCCCTTCTCGTCGGTGTTCTCGCCGGCACCGGTCGCCGGCCCGGTCATCGGGGTGGTCTCTTATTCGGAGCCCGAAATTCGCCGGATGTTGCGCGGAGACGCGTCAGAATTTCGTCGAGATCAGTGTGTGTCTTTGTTGACTCCGATCGCGATCAGTTTGCGGATGTTCTCGCCCTTCGTCGCGACCTTCGGGCCGTGGAGCGGCGGTTGGCGGAGGACGACGAAGGTGTCGGAGCCCTCGGTGATCTCGATCGCCTGGTCGGCGGCGAGGTCGTGGAAGGTCTGGGTCGTCTTGCTCGTCGGCCAGGTGATCGTCAGGCGGGCGACGGACTTGTCGTCGAGGAGGCCGACCAGCTCGTTCAGGCTGTTGCCTCCGAAGCTGCCGTTGTTGCCGACCGTGCGGAAGATCGATCGCGAGGGGCCTCCGGGGGCTTCGATGTCGACGCGGATCTTGGCGCCGATGGCGGAGCGGTTGGTCTGCTTGCCGACCAGCTTGAGCTTGAGCCAGTGGCGGCCCTGGCCGGGGTTCTGGAACAGGGTGTTGTAGCCACGGTCGCCCGGGAAGCCTCCGCCCAGGACCGCGTAGAGGTCGAGGTCGCCGTCGAAGTCCCAATCGGCGAACGAGATGCCGTGGCCCTTCTGGAGGTGGCCGGTGCCGGTGGGGCCGGTGACGTCCTCGAAGCGGCCCCCTCCGACGCTGCGGAGGGTCCTGTCGGGGATCAGGCCCGCGTAGGACATCCAGCCGGTGCCGAGGTGGAGGTCGAGGAAGCCGTCGTTGTCGATGTCGCCGCAGTTGACCGACATCGCCGGGATTGGCCGGCCGAGGCCGACGTCCTGGCTCACGTCGCGGAACTTGCCGTCGCCAATGTTTCGGTAGAGGCGAGGATGGCCGCCGCCCGCGACCGGGAGCCCCATCAGGTCGGCCACCGACTCGGAGAGGGTGCCCGCGAAATCGTTGAGGAAGAGGTCGAGGCGGCCGTCGTTGTCGTAGTCCCAGAAGAGGCAGCTGAAGCTGGACGCCGAGCCGGCGATGCCGACTTCCGCCGCGACATCGACGAATGTGCCGTCGCCCTTGTTGCGATACATGCGGCTGGCCCCGTTCATGTTCGAGACGAAGAGGTCGAGGTGCCCGTCGTCGTCGTAGTCGCCCCAGGCGACGCCCTTGGCGCAGCGGTCGTTCAGGACGCCCGCCGACCCGGCGACGTCGACGAACGTGCCGTCGCCCTGGTTGCGGTAGAGCCGGCTGCGGTTCCGCGGGTCTCGCCGGCCCGCGGTCGGGTTGCCGTCGGCGTTGAGATACTCGCCGCAGACGTACAGGTCGAGGCGGCCGTCGTTGTCGAAGTCGCCCCAGGCCGCCGCCTCCGACTGGATGGGTTCGGCCAGGCCGCCGGCATCGGTGACGTCTTCGAAGGCGCCCGCGCCCGTATTCCGCAGCAGCGACATCCGCATCGGCTTCTCCCAGCCGCCGCGCAGGAGGACGACGTCGAGGTCGCCGTCATTGTCGTAGTCGGCCCGCGCGACGTTCAGGGCGTAGATCTGGTCGTCGAGCCCGGCCGAGGTGGACCGGTCTTCGAAGGTGCCGTCTCCGCGATTGACGAAGAGGGCGGCGCCCTTGTCAGCGTCGAGCGAGGTGGAGAAAAGGTCGGGGAGGCCGTCGCCGTTGAAGTCGTCGAAGATGCTGCCGCCGGCGAGATTCGGGCCCCTGGCATCGAGGCCGACCAGCGGGGCGACGTTACTGAATCGGCCCGGGTCGGGCGTCGCGTCGGGCGGGTCGAGCTTGATCAGGTAGGCCGGCGGGACCTTGTCCGGATACTCGCCGAGGGTCATGTAAGCGAGGTTGAGCAGCCAGCGGACGCGGAGGTCGCCGGGGCGATCTTCCAGATACATCGTGAATTGCCGGATCGCCTCGCGCGAGCCGGCCTTGCGGGTGTGGACGGCCTCGGGCGCGATGGGCAGGATGCAGCTGGAAGGGCCGAGGCAGGCGATGCAGTTGGCCAGCTCCCCTTGACGCAGGGCAACGACGCCGAGCAAGGCCCGCACGTTGGCGCGGAGGTCGGCCGGCATCCCCGGCGTCCCGCTCACTTCCATGGCCCATTCGAGCCACGAGGTCGCCTCGCCGAATCGGCCCTCGGCCATGTGCACGAAGGCGATCTGGCGCCGGAGCTGGAACAACTGGAAGGCTTGCCTGGGCGATTGAGGCGGGTCGGGCAGCCGGTCGTGCTCCGCCTGATAGGCGGCGAGGGACGCGGAGGCACGCGAGTTGAGCGACGTCTTCAACTCCGCGAGGGTCCGATCCTCACGCGCCGGCGCACCGCCGAGGATCGCCCGGTAGATGCCCTGATCGATCTCGGAGCGGTCGACATAGACGCGAGCCGGCGTGCCCGGGGCATTCGGGTCCGGGAAGTTCTCGCCGATCACGAACCTCGCGGCCTGCCTGGCGGCCTTCGACAACGGGGCGACGGACGCGCCCTTGGACGTTCGACTCGCGCGAGGAACCCGCGAGTTCGTCCCCATCCCGAAGAGCCAGACGGTGGCTGCGAGACAACCCATGCTCACGACGAGCGATCGTTTTCCGAGTCGCATCGATCCGCGCTCCTTCTCGAACTCGAGTTTCAAAAGGGTCGCGGCCTGGGCACTGGGGCAACTCATGCGAATCGTTGGCTTATGGCGACCCCAAGCCTCTGCTGATCTCCTAAAAAATAAAACCTCAATCCTTAGGCGTCAGGATCGATTTGCCCGGCCGCGTTGGGTCGAAATTTTTCCACGGACCGGGTTCGACACGACCCGTGATGGGGCGTGATTTCGGTCGATCTGCCGTTCCGGGGAGCCCGGTCCGGGGGGTGGACTCGGGTCTGAGGTGGGGGGAGAATCGGGGCCGATGTCTGGATGAGGCTTTTGGGAGATGGACCGATGAAGATGGGCCCGATTCTGGCGATCTTGATGTGCTCGGCGGCCGTGGGGCAGGAGGTGGTGGCGAAGAAGGCGGTCCCGAAACGGTATGAGCTGGGGCCGGATTCGCAGGTGAAGGAGGGGGTGCCGCAGGGGAAGGTGACGGGGCCGTTCCTGTTCAAGAGCAAGGCGCTGGCCGGGACGGTGCGGAAGTACTGGGTTTATGTTCCGGCGCAGTATGACAAGGCCAAGGCGGCGGACCTGCTCGTGTTTCAGGACGGGGCCAGGGCGATCAACCCGTCGGGGGTTTTGCGGCTGCCGGTGGTGATGGACAACTTGATCGCCAAGGGGGAGATGCCGGTGACAATCGGGCTTTTTATCACCCCAGGGCAGCGCGGGGAGGAGTTCCCGGATTCGATCGGTACCGGAAACCCCAACAACCGGAGCGTGGAATATGACTCGCTGGGGGACGCCTATGCGCGGTTCCTGGTCGACGAGCTGCTGCCTGAGGTGGGGAAGACGTACAACCTGACGAAGGACCCCGAGGGCCGGGCGATCGGCGGTGCCAGCAGCGGGGCGATCTGCGCGTTCAACGTGGCCTGGGAGCGGCCCGACGCGTTCCGGAAGGTGATCAGCCTGATCGGCAGCTTCACCGACATCCGCGGCGGTCATGTCTATCCCGAGATGGTGCTGAAGGCGGAGAAGAAGCCGATCCGGGTGTTCTTGCAGGACGGGGTGCTGGACAACCGGAACCCGAAGCGGCCGACCCGCGACTGGCACTTGCAGAACCTGGCGATGATCGAGGCCTTGAAGTCGAAGGGGTATGACCTGAAGGTGGAGATTGGCGAGGGGGGGCACTCGGACGACCACGGGGGGATGTTGATGCCGGAGATCCTCCGCTGGCTCTGGCGGGATTCCGGGCGCTGAGCGCGTGGTGGCGGCGGGTCTCGCCTAGTACAATCGTCGCGGGCCGGGCGTGGCGATCTGTGTGATCGGGCCGCGCGGGGGCGAGGGTGCCGGGCGGGGGGCTTCGCGGTGGTGGAAGGCTTGCTGCTGTGGGGTCAGGCCGCTACGACGCCGGGCCCCGGGACGGCGGGGGGGACGGCGCTGGCCTTGCAGGCGCTGAGGCGTTGGTGCGCCAGCCTGACGCTCTCCTCGCCGGGGGCGTTGCCGGGCGCGACGGGCCTCTGGTGCTGGCTGGGAGGGCTGTCGGCCCTGCTGCTGGTCTCGGTCGTGCTGCAAGGGCCGAGGCGTGCGCTGGTGCAGCTGCTGGACCCCGCCGGGCATGCGAGGCTGCTGGCGGCGGCGATGGGCCGGCTGCGCAAGGCGGGCCGGGTGGTGGCGGCGACGATCGGCCTGGCGGTCCTGTCATGGACGGCCGACCAGGCGTTGGGGTACTTCTCCCTGTCCAGGGGCCAGGAAGACCTGCTGCGGCTGACCCGGTCGAGGTCGCTGGCGGAACTGGCCGCGGAGCACGGCGTGCTGGCGGCCCTGACGCCGCTACGCGACCTGTGCGGGCTGGCGGACAACACGCCGCTGCTGCTGCTGGCGGCGCTGCTGATCTTCCAGGCGTCGTCGGACCGCTGGAAGGCGGCGACGGACTCGACGAGCGACCTGCTGCGGGCCGGGTCGGGGTGGGCGTCGCTGAGCTGGGGCGCGATGGCGATCTATGCGTTCTACCGGGTCGGATCGAGGGTGATGGGGGCCAGGGATCTGCCGATGGGGGGATGCCTGGGGGTCGAGTCGCTGGTGATCCCCTCGCTGATGCTTTTGTGCGACGGGGCCCTGCTGGCCTGGGTGCTGAGCGAGCTGCGAGACTCGGGCGAGGGGGGCCCCGCCGGGGGCCCGCTGGACCCGATGAGGGTGCTGGGGCTGATGCCCGCGACGTCGTTGGCGTGCCTCGCGGCGATCCCTTCGCGCTACCTAGCGACGTTCACGGTGCTGGCCTATCCGCAGGTGGCGGGGCTATTCCCCGACAGCCGGGTTGCCGCCGCGATGTGGTGGCAGCTGGGGCCCGGCCTGGCGGCGATGCAGGGGGTAGCGCTGGTGACGGCGGGGCTGGCGGGCTCGGTGGCCTGGAACGGCGCCGGCGGCGCGGGGGCCTCGCTGGCGGGGTATGTCCGGCTCCTGCGTGCCGGGGGCGGCCGGCTGGTGGGCGTGCTGCTCGGCGGGGGCGTGGCGGCGGGCCTGGCGGCCGCGCTGGTGTACGGGCTGGTGCTGGCGTTGCCGCCGCAGGGCTGGGTGCTGGCGGCGGCGGACGCTTATGCACACTACGCGACGCTGCCGGTCGGGCTGCTGGTGCTCTCGGCGATGGTGGAGCTGGGGCGGTCGTCGGCGCGCGTGGATGCGATCGAGGTGGTCGAGGTGACGCCGGCGCTGAAGGTGGAGCAGGTCGAGTTCGCCTGAGCCCGCGGGCGTCGAAGCGGCGGGTGCTCGCGTGCTTGACAGGCGGAGAGGCCGAAGGCTGTAA
It encodes:
- a CDS encoding CRTAC1 family protein — protein: MRLGKRSLVVSMGCLAATVWLFGMGTNSRVPRASRTSKGASVAPLSKAARQAARFVIGENFPDPNAPGTPARVYVDRSEIDQGIYRAILGGAPAREDRTLAELKTSLNSRASASLAAYQAEHDRLPDPPQSPRQAFQLFQLRRQIAFVHMAEGRFGEATSWLEWAMEVSGTPGMPADLRANVRALLGVVALRQGELANCIACLGPSSCILPIAPEAVHTRKAGSREAIRQFTMYLEDRPGDLRVRWLLNLAYMTLGEYPDKVPPAYLIKLDPPDATPDPGRFSNVAPLVGLDARGPNLAGGSIFDDFNGDGLPDLFSTSLDADKGAALFVNRGDGTFEDRSTSAGLDDQIYALNVARADYDNDGDLDVVLLRGGWEKPMRMSLLRNTGAGAFEDVTDAGGLAEPIQSEAAAWGDFDNDGRLDLYVCGEYLNADGNPTAGRRDPRNRSRLYRNQGDGTFVDVAGSAGVLNDRCAKGVAWGDYDDDGHLDLFVSNMNGASRMYRNKGDGTFVDVAAEVGIAGSASSFSCLFWDYDNDGRLDLFLNDFAGTLSESVADLMGLPVAGGGHPRLYRNIGDGKFRDVSQDVGLGRPIPAMSVNCGDIDNDGFLDLHLGTGWMSYAGLIPDRTLRSVGGGRFEDVTGPTGTGHLQKGHGISFADWDFDGDLDLYAVLGGGFPGDRGYNTLFQNPGQGRHWLKLKLVGKQTNRSAIGAKIRVDIEAPGGPSRSIFRTVGNNGSFGGNSLNELVGLLDDKSVARLTITWPTSKTTQTFHDLAADQAIEITEGSDTFVVLRQPPLHGPKVATKGENIRKLIAIGVNKDTH
- a CDS encoding alpha/beta hydrolase-fold protein, translating into MKMGPILAILMCSAAVGQEVVAKKAVPKRYELGPDSQVKEGVPQGKVTGPFLFKSKALAGTVRKYWVYVPAQYDKAKAADLLVFQDGARAINPSGVLRLPVVMDNLIAKGEMPVTIGLFITPGQRGEEFPDSIGTGNPNNRSVEYDSLGDAYARFLVDELLPEVGKTYNLTKDPEGRAIGGASSGAICAFNVAWERPDAFRKVISLIGSFTDIRGGHVYPEMVLKAEKKPIRVFLQDGVLDNRNPKRPTRDWHLQNLAMIEALKSKGYDLKVEIGEGGHSDDHGGMLMPEILRWLWRDSGR